From a region of the Prevotella melaninogenica genome:
- the metG gene encoding methionine--tRNA ligase: MEEKKFKRTTVTAALPYANGGVHIGHLAGVYVPADIYVRYLRLKKREVAFIGGSDEHGVPITIRAKKEGITPQDVCDRYHKLIKDSFEEFGISFDIYSRTTSETHHKFASDFFRKLYDDGKLVEKESEQYYDEEAHQFLADRYIMGECPHCGNPNAYGDQCEKCGSDLSPMELKNPHSTISGSQPVIKRTKNWYLPLNDYQEWLKQWILEDHKEWRPNVYGQCKSWLDMDLQPRAMTRDLDWGIPVPVEGAEGKVLYVWFDAPIGYISNTKELCEKDPEHFGNWQKWWQDPETRIVHFIGKDNIVFHCLIFPTMLKAHGDYILPDNVPSNEFLNLEDDKISTSKNWAVWLHEYLRDFEGKQDVLRYVLTANAPETKDNNFTWKDFQERNNSELVAVYGNFVNRALQLTKKYWNGVVPACGELEEIDRQTIQEFKDVKAKVEAYLDIFKFREAQKEAMNLARIGNKYIAETEPWKLCKTDPKRVETILYISLQLVANLSIAFEPFLPFSSKKLREMINMTEYEWSELGSTDLLPAGKQLAEPELLFEKIEDEAIEAQLRKLEETKKANEAASYKAEPIKKDIPFEDFEKLDIRVGHIIKCEKVKKSKKLLQFTIDDGSGVERTILSGIAAYYEPEQLTGKDVLFVANFAPRKMMGIESQGMILSAVNFDGSLSVTTTMGEVKPGSQVG, from the coding sequence ATGGAAGAAAAGAAATTTAAGCGCACCACTGTTACCGCAGCATTGCCTTATGCTAATGGAGGTGTACATATAGGACACCTTGCTGGTGTATATGTTCCTGCCGATATCTACGTTCGTTATCTCCGATTGAAGAAGCGTGAAGTTGCTTTCATTGGTGGTAGTGACGAGCATGGTGTGCCTATCACCATCCGTGCTAAGAAGGAAGGTATCACCCCACAGGACGTATGTGACCGTTATCATAAGTTGATAAAGGACTCTTTTGAAGAGTTTGGTATCTCCTTCGACATCTATAGTCGCACAACAAGTGAGACTCACCACAAGTTTGCTTCAGACTTCTTCCGTAAGCTATATGATGATGGTAAGCTCGTTGAGAAGGAGAGTGAGCAGTACTATGATGAGGAAGCTCACCAGTTCCTTGCCGACCGTTATATCATGGGTGAGTGTCCTCACTGTGGCAATCCAAATGCTTATGGCGACCAATGTGAGAAGTGTGGTAGTGACCTTAGCCCTATGGAGCTGAAGAATCCTCACTCAACAATCTCTGGTTCACAGCCTGTCATCAAGCGTACTAAGAACTGGTACCTGCCTTTGAATGACTATCAAGAGTGGCTGAAGCAGTGGATTTTGGAGGATCATAAGGAGTGGCGACCAAACGTTTATGGTCAGTGTAAGAGCTGGTTAGACATGGATCTCCAGCCACGTGCTATGACTCGCGACCTCGATTGGGGTATTCCTGTACCAGTAGAGGGAGCCGAAGGCAAGGTTCTTTACGTATGGTTTGATGCGCCTATCGGCTATATTTCAAACACTAAGGAGCTTTGCGAAAAAGATCCAGAGCACTTCGGCAACTGGCAGAAGTGGTGGCAAGACCCAGAGACACGTATTGTTCACTTTATTGGAAAGGACAATATCGTTTTCCACTGTCTCATCTTCCCAACTATGTTAAAGGCACATGGCGATTATATTTTGCCTGACAACGTACCTTCAAATGAGTTCCTCAACCTTGAAGACGACAAGATTTCTACAAGTAAGAACTGGGCTGTATGGCTCCATGAGTACCTCCGCGATTTTGAAGGAAAGCAGGATGTGCTACGCTATGTGCTGACAGCTAATGCACCAGAAACCAAAGATAACAACTTCACTTGGAAAGACTTTCAGGAGCGTAACAACTCTGAACTCGTTGCTGTATATGGTAACTTCGTTAACCGTGCACTGCAATTGACTAAGAAGTATTGGAATGGTGTGGTTCCTGCTTGTGGTGAATTGGAAGAGATTGACCGCCAGACTATCCAAGAGTTCAAGGATGTTAAGGCAAAGGTAGAGGCTTATCTCGATATCTTTAAGTTCCGTGAGGCACAGAAGGAGGCTATGAACCTCGCCCGCATCGGTAACAAATACATCGCAGAGACAGAGCCTTGGAAGCTCTGTAAGACCGATCCTAAGCGTGTGGAAACGATTCTCTACATCTCGCTTCAGCTTGTTGCCAACCTCAGTATTGCCTTCGAACCATTCTTGCCATTCAGCAGTAAGAAGCTCCGTGAGATGATAAACATGACGGAGTATGAGTGGAGTGAACTTGGTTCTACCGACCTTCTCCCAGCTGGTAAGCAGTTGGCAGAGCCTGAGTTGCTCTTCGAGAAGATTGAGGATGAGGCTATCGAGGCTCAGTTGCGTAAGTTGGAAGAAACTAAGAAGGCTAACGAAGCCGCTTCCTACAAGGCTGAACCTATCAAGAAGGACATTCCTTTCGAAGACTTCGAGAAGCTTGATATCCGTGTAGGACATATCATCAAGTGTGAGAAGGTGAAGAAGAGTAAGAAGCTCTTGCAGTTCACTATCGACGATGGTTCGGGTGTTGAGCGCACTATCCTTAGCGGTATTGCAGCCTACTACGAGCCAGAGCAGCTCACTGGTAAGGACGTTCTCTTCGTTGCTAACTTTGCTCCTCGCAAGATGATGGGCATCGAGAGCCAGGGAATGATACTCTCTGCCGTCAACTTCGATGGTTCCCTCTCCGTAACAACAACTATGGGTGAGGTGAAGCCAGGTAGTCAAGTGGGATAA
- a CDS encoding KUP/HAK/KT family potassium transporter gives MTRDNNCSNSARHKLSLMGVIVTLGIVFGDIGTSPLYVMKAIVRAGNPVSAEYIIGAVSCIIWTLTLQTTVKYVLIALRADNKGEGGILALYALIRRHSRKWFYFLAIIGASTLIADGVITPSITVLSAIEGLKVYEPETPVVPIALCIVTVLFFIQQFGTNMIGKLFGPLMLLWFSMLGVLGAMHIGDYIPILQAFNPLHAIRLLTSNPEWFLILGAVFLCTTGAEALYSDLGHCGINNIRTSWAFVKVMLILNYLGQGAWIIAHVDNLTSGLNPFYAIMPHGMLIFGIVMATIAAIIASQALISGSFTIFSEAMNLKFWPRQKIKYPTDVKGQLYIPFVNMSLFILCVIVILFFQSSERMEAAYGLSITITMLMTTFLLSAYLTIRRVNRWLTLLFLIVFVGLESIFFVANMAKFMNGGWVTMLLASVMIAIMYVWYNATTIRNSQIQIRDVRESFSIISDIKSDESIPKYATNIVYLTKLGGKYDIEQKILYSIINKHPMRADHYFLLHIDYQDSPSTLEYDVTTLVPDTLYRINLRLGFRIHPLVNRYFRQIIEDMVAKNEFSLASSYPSLAKHNVMGNFVFVLINRIYSTFTSFSFKERLIMDAYEWIDHLKLSMTRSLGLNTSNVLIENVPLTVKSHAKKGGNGIPRVERIEENGTFY, from the coding sequence ATGACACGGGATAACAATTGTAGTAATTCTGCACGCCATAAACTAAGTTTAATGGGCGTTATTGTGACCTTAGGTATTGTTTTCGGAGATATAGGTACATCTCCTTTGTATGTGATGAAGGCTATTGTTAGGGCTGGAAACCCTGTTAGTGCTGAATATATCATCGGTGCAGTGTCGTGTATTATATGGACATTAACCCTTCAAACGACTGTTAAGTATGTCTTAATTGCGCTTCGTGCGGATAATAAAGGAGAGGGTGGAATACTCGCTTTGTATGCTTTAATACGTCGACATAGTCGTAAATGGTTTTATTTCTTAGCGATAATTGGTGCCAGTACGCTGATAGCTGATGGTGTTATAACGCCTTCTATTACAGTTCTCTCTGCTATAGAGGGATTGAAGGTCTATGAACCAGAGACCCCAGTTGTACCTATTGCCCTTTGTATTGTTACTGTATTGTTCTTCATTCAGCAATTCGGAACAAATATGATAGGCAAGTTGTTTGGTCCATTAATGCTCTTATGGTTTTCAATGTTGGGTGTGTTAGGAGCTATGCATATCGGTGATTATATCCCTATTCTGCAAGCTTTCAATCCCTTACATGCCATCCGCTTGCTGACGAGTAATCCAGAGTGGTTCTTAATCTTGGGTGCAGTGTTCCTCTGTACGACAGGTGCTGAGGCCTTATATTCCGACTTAGGGCATTGTGGAATTAATAACATCCGCACGAGTTGGGCCTTTGTTAAGGTTATGCTTATCCTCAATTATCTTGGTCAAGGGGCTTGGATAATTGCACATGTTGATAATCTTACCTCTGGGTTGAATCCTTTTTATGCCATTATGCCCCACGGCATGCTCATTTTCGGTATCGTTATGGCAACGATAGCAGCAATTATTGCAAGTCAAGCATTGATTAGTGGCTCGTTTACTATTTTCAGTGAAGCAATGAACTTAAAGTTTTGGCCACGTCAGAAGATTAAGTATCCGACAGATGTTAAGGGACAACTTTATATCCCATTTGTCAATATGTCGCTCTTCATTTTATGTGTGATTGTGATACTTTTCTTCCAGAGTTCGGAACGAATGGAGGCTGCTTACGGTCTTTCTATCACGATAACCATGCTCATGACTACCTTCCTCTTGAGTGCTTATCTTACTATTCGTCGGGTAAATCGTTGGCTCACACTTCTGTTCCTTATCGTCTTTGTCGGTTTGGAAAGTATCTTCTTCGTAGCGAACATGGCAAAGTTTATGAATGGAGGTTGGGTAACCATGCTTCTTGCCAGTGTGATGATAGCTATCATGTACGTGTGGTATAACGCCACAACCATTCGTAATTCGCAGATACAGATACGTGATGTTCGTGAATCATTCAGTATTATTTCCGATATTAAGAGCGATGAGTCAATCCCTAAGTATGCGACAAATATTGTCTATCTAACCAAACTTGGGGGTAAATACGACATCGAACAGAAGATTCTCTATTCAATAATCAACAAGCATCCAATGCGTGCTGACCATTATTTCCTGCTGCATATAGACTATCAAGACAGTCCTTCAACACTGGAATATGACGTTACCACGCTCGTTCCCGATACTCTTTATCGTATCAACCTACGGTTAGGATTCCGCATCCACCCACTTGTCAATCGTTATTTTAGGCAGATAATCGAGGATATGGTGGCTAAGAATGAATTCTCTCTTGCGTCGTCTTATCCTTCATTGGCTAAGCATAATGTGATGGGAAACTTCGTGTTTGTGCTTATTAATAGGATTTATTCAACCTTCACTTCTTTCTCTTTCAAGGAGCGACTTATCATGGATGCCTATGAATGGATCGACCATTTGAAATTGAGTATGACACGTTCTTTAGGTCTGAATACGAGTAACGTCTTGATAGAGAACGTACCACTCACGGTGAAGTCACATGCTAAGAAGGGTGGAAATGGTA